The Nitrospira sp. sequence TTAGGAAGACCCAGGGAGCTCTTTTGGTGACAGAAATGCCGCTGAATAAATGGCTAGTCGTAGAGGACCCCAAAAGGCACCCCCGCCAACGACAAACATGCCGGGGGGGTCCGTCACGGTTTCTGTCACGGTTGGAATCCGAAAAGAGTCACGGTTAGGGGATACCATGGGATGCCACAAGAAACAACGGCAGCACACAAACCCCTTGATAGGCTTGTGTCTGCCGTGATCCTGAGTGTCATGGAGTATGCTGGTGTTTTAACCATGATCCGCTTCCCAAGCTAGTTGTCGTGGGTTCAAATCCCATCGCCCGCTCCATACCTCGCTTGACCCGACCGCGAGCTCTTTTTCGTTTTTTGTATCTGTCGCGAGCGGATAAACACCTTCAGTGTTATTGGAGCCGGGAAGCAGGGTTCAGAGCTGAACCGGCGACGGAGTGCGGTTCAAATCCCATTGCCCGTTCCATACCGAGCTTGCTCGTGCCGACGGCTCCTCTGCTTCTCTCACGGCAAGCCTAGTGACCTTCTTATTACCGTTCATTCCGCCACGATTTCGTTGGGAGCGGGCCATCCCGTCCAATTTTGAACCAACTAGTTAGAGTTCAATTCTGCTAGCCCCATCTTGAGAGGGATTGGAGTCTTCCTACACAGGCTGTTAGGAACACTCCGCTACTTTTTGAGACTCGGGCCAAGCTTCATGTAGGGAGAACACACATGCATTTGAAATGGATTCAGAGTGGCGTTCTTAGCTTATTGCTTCTCGTCAGTCTTTCCGCCTGCAGTGGCAACGGTGATACGCCGCAGCCATCTCCTGCACCTCTCCCGGCAGCCTCTGCCGAGGGGTTTTGGACCGGCACTACGGACACGAATCGGACCATTGCCGGGCTTGTACTCGACGACGGTGTGTACTGGGTCCTTTATTCCGCAGTTGGCGATCCATCGGTTGTCGCTGGGCTCATACAAGGCGATAGCAGTTCGCAAAATGGTGTCTTCACGTCTTCAAACGCCAGGGATTTCAATTTGGAGGGACAGCCAATACGTAACGCCACAATCAATGGGAACTATGCGATAAAGCAAAATCTGAATGGCACACTTGTCTATCAGACCGGTGGACAGAGTACTTTTACGACGACATACAATAGCGCGTATGAGTTGACGCCGGATATGAATGCCGTTGCGGGAACCTATACCGGTGAGGTCGCTGCGAATGAAACCGCGACGGTGGTCTTGACTTCCAATGGAGGAATATCAGGCAGTTCCAGTACTGGGTGCACCTTCACCGGCTCATTTTCACCTCGGACTCATGGGAACGTGTTTAACATTACGGTGACCTTCGGTGGACAAGCCGCATGCAGCAACGGGGCAGATACGCTGACCGGGATTGGAACGTATGACGCCGGGACCAAGACGCTTACCAGTGCGGCGTTGAATAGCACGAGAACGAACGGATTTATTTTTATCGGCACTAAGCCGTAGATGGGTACACAGGTTGATCCAATTCCCACGGTAATACTTTTGGACCACCTCAACGTGAATCTGAGGGATGCAAACGGCGAGTCGGACTCGTACTCAGGAGCAAGGACGGTAATCGTACCTTGACCCTTTCTCCTAACGAGCCTTCCGCCATGAAGTTGGTGGAGAAGGGAGGTCGGACAATCTGGGGAGCGCCGTAACTTCCGTGGGAAGGGATGAAAGCCGTCAGACTGCTTTACGAACCAACCCTGAACGCAGGCAGCGGGTGCAGACCCGAATACGCCGATGGCTTTTGCCGACCACAGCGCGAACGGTCTGGATATTGGGGTTAAACACGCGCCTGGTCTTATTGTTGGCGTGACTGACATTGTTGCCCGATACGGGCTTCTTTAGGCAAATCTCGCATTGTAATGCCACGGTCGTACTCCCTTTCCGCTGAGTGAACTCGAAGTTAGCGTGCGGATACTACCATAGCCTGCCGAACACTCACAAGCGTCCGACTGTTTCATGATGCATGAAGGCCCGGCATGATCGAACTTGACAAGATTTGGCGGTCTCTCCTATTGTTCTGGGCGCGAGAACTCCTGAGTAAGGGAAGAGGGTGAAACGCCCTCGCGGTCCCGCCGCTGTAAATGGGGACGAAACCCGTCGACGCCACTGGCGTGGCCGTGAAACGTCGTTCGTGAATCGTGAAACGTCTCGGTCTTGATGCGAGATACGATCCACGAGATACGCTTCACGTGCATGTTGGGAAGGCGCGGGGAGTAGGATGAACCATGAGCCAGAAGACCTGCTCAGAGAGGGTGACCATTGTTCCCTCGAGGCTGGGGAACAGGTGAGGATGAAGGAGCGGGTGCAATCCTCAGGGTCTATCCAGGCCTTGGGGATTTTTTCTTTTGACTCGATGGCGAAGATATCATTCTGTTATTGCTGCGTGTCTCCTGACTGTGCTGTCCCTGCCTCTTGTGCAGGCGGCCGAATGCGAGCGAGGAGATTGCACTGAGATGAAACGGCGGCAACAGGGGATCCTCACTGGGATGCCCTTTATGACGCATGTGTCGTCGCGGGCTTTTGTGGATGATGCCGGGCGCAGGATCTACCTTGCCAAGCCGCCTGCCCGCGTCGTATCGCTCGCTCCGAGCATTACCGAAATGCTGTTTGCGATCGGGCTGGATGAACAGATCGTCGGCGTGACCGAGTTTTGTGACTTTCCGGCGGCGGCGAAATCAAAAGCCAAGGTGGGATATTCGAACCCCAGCGCGGAAGCCTTGATTGCCCTCCGTCCGGAATTAGTCCTGGCCCCCCGAGATTTTCTCCGTCCTGATCTGCAGACGAAGCTCGAGCAGCTGAAGATCCCCCTTTTCTTTCTTGAAGCTCAAACAGTGGAAGATATCCTGTTGCAAATTCATACGTTGGGAAAAATGTTTGAGAAAGTGCCGGCCGCCAATGAGGTGACTCAGAGCATGCGTCAACGCATCGCCGAGATTCGACGCAAAGTCGAAACGCCGCCGGCGCGGCGGGTGCTGTATGTCCTGAACAGTCAGCCGTTGATTACCGTAGGGCCGGGAAGTTTCATCCACCAGATGATCGGCCTCGCGGGAGGGGTGAACATCGCTGCGCAGGCCGGCATGGCCTATCCGAAGCTGAGTATGGAAGCGGTGCTCAAGGACGATCCGGAAGTGTTGATCTTTCCCAGCGGTGAAGTGGAGACGGTGCCGCGCAGCGAGCAGCAGCAATGGCGGCGCTGGGACTCACTTTCGGCCGTCAAGCAGCAGCGCTTTCACGAAGTCTCCTCGAATCTGTTGAATCGTCCAGGTCCTCGAGTGGTCGAGGCCTTGGAACAACTCGCCCGTGCGATCCATCCGGAAGTGTTCGGTTCCGGTGAAAGTACCGGTCACCCATGAGGATCTTTTGAAGCAGACGCCTGCCACAGTTCAGTCCGGTTCATGTGCCGGACTCTTGCCCAGCGAATCGTCTCGTGTGAACCCAGCTAGAGGCATTGTGGCTCAAGGGGCCATTCTCACGAATTCACGGTGGATGACGACCTTGGGAATTCTTGCTCTCA is a genomic window containing:
- a CDS encoding cobalamin-binding protein yields the protein MKRRQQGILTGMPFMTHVSSRAFVDDAGRRIYLAKPPARVVSLAPSITEMLFAIGLDEQIVGVTEFCDFPAAAKSKAKVGYSNPSAEALIALRPELVLAPRDFLRPDLQTKLEQLKIPLFFLEAQTVEDILLQIHTLGKMFEKVPAANEVTQSMRQRIAEIRRKVETPPARRVLYVLNSQPLITVGPGSFIHQMIGLAGGVNIAAQAGMAYPKLSMEAVLKDDPEVLIFPSGEVETVPRSEQQQWRRWDSLSAVKQQRFHEVSSNLLNRPGPRVVEALEQLARAIHPEVFGSGESTGHP
- a CDS encoding 50S ribosomal protein L28, encoding MALQCEICLKKPVSGNNVSHANNKTRRVFNPNIQTVRAVVGKSHRRIRVCTRCLRSGLVRKAV